In a single window of the Deinococcus aetherius genome:
- a CDS encoding acetate--CoA ligase — translation MDKTLLEHPLVPPTDPLRATAPVSEAEAARLLALDPPAYWLEIARELAWDTPPTVALEGELGSFRYYPGATGNVSVNCLDRHPPERTALLYEREDGLREEWTYGELMDGAARFAAALQDLGVERGDRVAICLGNVPEAFVAIHACYRIGAIYSVIFAGFSASAVRDRLEDARPKVVVCTDATLRRGKVVPLKATLDEAMAGLDIQNVIVARRVDREFALREGEHDFHTLLERTTRRAAPVSLEANEPSFIIYTSGTTSKPKGLVHAGLGFLAGAYANVKWALNLRPDDVYWCTADVGWLAFPIFALVGGLAHGATHVIYEGSIDTPTPARPYEIIERYGVTKVFTAPTALRMLRRAGDAALGGHDLGTLGLVSLVGEPLDPETWHWTRDSLGAGRVFVNNTYGQTETGTAWSSSMVGLTPTRPGSCGHPLPGYRAWVVREDGTGAAPGELGALTLTAPFPCLARTVWGDHDRYVRTYLADFPGSYAASDAALLDADGQLWVTGRLDDVMNVAGHRLGTMELEAALLTHPAVSEAAVVARPDDVRGAVPVAFVVPRAGVQPGADLEEELADAIVRGVGPFARPARVIVVPTVPRTRSGKIMRRLLRDLLVTGEAGGDLTSLENPDALEVVRARLAGS, via the coding sequence GTGGACAAGACGCTGCTGGAGCACCCGCTCGTGCCCCCCACCGACCCCCTCAGGGCGACCGCGCCCGTCAGCGAGGCCGAGGCCGCCCGGCTGCTCGCCCTCGACCCGCCCGCCTACTGGCTGGAGATCGCCCGCGAGCTGGCCTGGGATACGCCGCCGACCGTGGCGCTGGAGGGCGAACTGGGCAGCTTCCGCTATTACCCGGGCGCGACCGGGAACGTCAGCGTGAACTGCCTGGACCGTCACCCGCCGGAGCGCACCGCCCTGCTGTACGAGCGGGAGGACGGCCTGCGCGAGGAGTGGACCTACGGCGAGTTGATGGACGGGGCCGCCCGCTTCGCCGCCGCCTTGCAGGACCTGGGGGTGGAGCGGGGCGACCGGGTGGCGATCTGCCTGGGAAACGTGCCCGAGGCCTTCGTCGCCATCCACGCCTGCTACCGCATCGGGGCGATCTACTCGGTGATCTTCGCGGGCTTCAGCGCCTCGGCGGTGCGGGACCGGCTGGAGGACGCGCGCCCGAAGGTCGTCGTCTGCACCGACGCGACCCTGCGCCGGGGAAAGGTGGTGCCCCTCAAGGCGACGCTGGACGAGGCGATGGCGGGGCTGGACATCCAGAACGTCATCGTCGCCCGGCGGGTGGACCGGGAGTTCGCGCTGCGGGAAGGCGAGCACGACTTCCACACGCTGCTTGAGCGGACCACCCGCCGCGCCGCCCCCGTGTCGCTGGAGGCCAACGAGCCCAGCTTCATCATCTACACCTCGGGAACGACCTCGAAGCCCAAGGGGCTGGTCCACGCGGGGCTCGGCTTCCTGGCGGGGGCCTACGCGAACGTGAAGTGGGCGCTGAACCTGCGCCCGGACGACGTGTACTGGTGCACGGCGGACGTGGGGTGGCTGGCCTTCCCGATCTTCGCGCTCGTCGGCGGGCTGGCGCACGGGGCGACGCACGTCATTTACGAGGGCAGCATCGACACCCCCACTCCGGCGCGGCCCTACGAGATCATCGAGCGGTACGGGGTGACGAAGGTCTTCACCGCACCGACCGCCCTGCGGATGCTGCGCCGGGCGGGAGACGCCGCGCTGGGCGGGCACGACCTGGGCACCCTGGGGCTCGTCTCGCTGGTGGGCGAGCCCCTCGACCCCGAGACGTGGCACTGGACGCGCGACTCGCTCGGGGCGGGGCGGGTCTTCGTGAACAACACCTACGGGCAGACCGAGACGGGCACCGCCTGGTCGAGCAGCATGGTGGGCCTCACGCCGACCCGCCCGGGCAGTTGCGGGCATCCCCTGCCCGGCTACCGTGCCTGGGTGGTGCGGGAGGACGGGACGGGGGCCGCACCCGGCGAACTCGGGGCGCTGACCCTCACTGCGCCCTTCCCCTGCCTGGCGCGGACAGTGTGGGGCGACCACGACCGTTACGTGCGGACGTACCTGGCGGACTTCCCCGGCAGCTACGCCGCCTCCGACGCCGCCCTCCTCGATGCGGACGGGCAACTATGGGTCACGGGCCGCCTCGACGACGTGATGAACGTGGCCGGGCACCGCCTCGGCACGATGGAGCTGGAGGCCGCCCTCCTCACCCACCCCGCCGTCAGCGAGGCCGCCGTCGTGGCCCGCCCGGACGACGTGCGGGGCGCGGTGCCGGTCGCCTTCGTCGTGCCGCGCGCGGGGGTCCAGCCGGGCGCCGACCTGGAGGAGGAACTTGCCGACGCCATCGTGCGCGGCGTCGGGCCCTTCGCCCGCCCCGCCCGCGTGATCGTCGTGCCCACCGTGCCCCGCACCCGCAGCGGCAAGATCATGCGCCGGTTGCTGCGCGACCTCCTGGTGACCGGCGAGGCGGGAGGCGACCTCACCAGCCTGGAGAACCCCGACGCGCTGGAGGTCGTGCGGGCGAGGCTGGCCGGGAGCTGA